One genomic window of Rhodothermus sp. includes the following:
- the ccsA gene encoding cytochrome c biogenesis protein CcsA: MIGVLGQLAILSAFVACLLAGLAYLQAARQRNAFDWLRLARGSWKAMFGATVVAAAALLYLILTHQFQYAYVYQYSSRDLPLHYLISSFWAGQEGSFLLWILYTGLVGFGLMRRSGRFEAPAMAVVALSQVFLLSMIVGLKLGPISIGSSPFQLLVERFPDAPIFRQNPGFVPADGNGLNDLLLNPWMTAHPPTLFVGFAAMVVPFALAIAALWQRRYRDWIRVALPWMLFSVLVLGLGIFLGGYWAYETLSFGGYWAWDPVENSSLVPWITGAAALHGMLIQKRSGRGYRMALVLSLISYVLVIYSTFLTRSGILGDLSVHSFVDLGLHNQLVIWIAVMAVLGGGLLLLRYRELPTPHEEPPLLSREALIFIGALLLTVTALVILVGTSAPILGKLFRDNPASVATSFYNQWTLPLAVAFTFLMGVAQLIWWHKMDVEQAHRLLLRPLTLSVVATLAVLLFTPFVEYTVRSPVAASDNPMAQASLLGTLAQLWQAYGFSLLLLLLVFAAFFAFFGNLQVLWRIGRGNPRLAGGALAHIGLAVMLLGVVASSGFNLPLPHRGVPPAFRDAERTNFVLVRDEPRRVGGYEVRYEGRGFTPEGHTFYRLSFTTPDGRTFTLKPVAYQNSREEWILHPDIKLGLWKDLFVAVSPAEMFAQDSTFTENGGELVLTRGDSVVLGHQEFALRFVGFDTQVDPALLPDSTTIAVAAVLRVTNLQTQETRTLRPVYLVRPDRSVQYIQTRVRDWNLAVTFTSMNVSSGEITLAIEGVKVMPDDWIVVQADEKPLINLVWLGFLLMSGGIGLAMTRRARELRQFLFRR, encoded by the coding sequence ATGATAGGGGTTCTGGGACAACTGGCCATCCTTTCCGCCTTTGTAGCGTGCCTATTGGCTGGCCTGGCGTATCTACAGGCCGCGCGACAGCGCAATGCTTTCGACTGGCTCCGGCTGGCGCGAGGAAGCTGGAAGGCAATGTTTGGTGCCACCGTGGTGGCAGCCGCCGCACTGCTCTACCTGATCCTCACCCATCAGTTTCAGTATGCTTATGTGTATCAGTACTCCTCGCGCGACCTCCCACTGCATTATTTGATTTCTTCGTTCTGGGCCGGACAGGAAGGGTCGTTTCTGCTCTGGATCCTCTACACTGGTCTGGTTGGCTTTGGCCTGATGCGCCGGTCTGGCCGCTTCGAAGCACCTGCCATGGCTGTCGTAGCTCTCAGTCAGGTATTTCTGTTGTCGATGATTGTGGGATTGAAGCTGGGGCCCATATCCATCGGCTCCTCTCCGTTTCAGTTGCTTGTCGAACGTTTCCCAGATGCGCCAATTTTTCGTCAGAATCCGGGTTTTGTGCCAGCCGACGGCAATGGTCTCAACGATCTGCTCCTGAACCCCTGGATGACGGCTCACCCGCCTACGTTGTTTGTGGGCTTTGCCGCCATGGTAGTGCCGTTTGCCCTGGCGATAGCCGCCCTGTGGCAGCGGCGCTATCGTGACTGGATCCGTGTGGCCCTTCCCTGGATGCTGTTTAGCGTGCTCGTGCTGGGCCTTGGTATTTTTCTGGGGGGCTACTGGGCCTATGAAACCCTTTCATTCGGCGGATACTGGGCCTGGGATCCTGTAGAAAACTCCTCGCTTGTGCCCTGGATAACAGGCGCCGCTGCCCTGCATGGTATGCTTATCCAGAAGCGCAGTGGCCGGGGTTACCGTATGGCGCTTGTGCTCAGCCTGATCAGCTATGTGCTGGTGATCTACTCCACCTTTCTCACTCGAAGTGGCATTCTGGGAGATCTGTCGGTGCATTCGTTTGTCGATCTGGGGCTACACAATCAGCTTGTCATCTGGATTGCCGTCATGGCCGTGCTGGGCGGAGGGTTGCTGCTGCTTCGCTACCGGGAGTTACCAACCCCGCATGAAGAACCCCCCCTTCTCTCACGTGAAGCGTTGATCTTTATAGGCGCCCTGTTGCTGACGGTCACGGCGCTGGTAATTCTGGTGGGCACCAGTGCCCCGATCCTGGGCAAGCTATTCCGAGACAATCCAGCCAGCGTCGCCACCTCGTTTTACAATCAGTGGACGTTACCCTTAGCCGTGGCTTTCACGTTTCTGATGGGCGTGGCCCAGCTCATCTGGTGGCACAAGATGGACGTCGAGCAGGCACATCGGTTGCTGCTTCGTCCTCTGACGCTTTCGGTCGTCGCCACGTTGGCTGTGTTGCTGTTTACACCGTTTGTTGAATATACGGTGCGCTCTCCCGTAGCGGCATCAGACAATCCGATGGCCCAGGCCAGCCTGCTGGGCACCCTGGCACAACTCTGGCAGGCCTACGGCTTCAGCCTGCTGCTACTTCTGCTTGTCTTCGCTGCATTCTTTGCCTTTTTCGGCAACCTGCAGGTGCTCTGGCGTATCGGGCGTGGCAACCCACGCCTGGCCGGCGGCGCCCTCGCGCATATCGGACTGGCCGTGATGCTGCTGGGGGTGGTCGCCTCCAGCGGCTTTAACCTTCCTCTGCCCCATCGTGGGGTGCCACCAGCGTTCCGGGATGCGGAGCGTACCAACTTTGTACTGGTACGAGATGAACCGCGCCGCGTAGGCGGCTACGAGGTGCGCTACGAGGGTCGTGGCTTCACGCCTGAGGGACATACGTTCTATCGCCTGTCATTTACTACACCTGATGGACGCACCTTTACGCTTAAGCCCGTCGCCTACCAAAACAGTCGTGAGGAATGGATCCTGCATCCCGACATTAAGCTGGGGCTCTGGAAAGACCTGTTCGTGGCCGTCTCACCAGCCGAGATGTTTGCGCAGGATTCGACGTTTACGGAGAATGGTGGTGAGCTGGTACTGACCCGCGGCGACTCGGTAGTGCTCGGGCACCAGGAATTCGCGTTGCGTTTCGTGGGCTTTGATACGCAGGTCGATCCCGCTTTGCTACCCGACAGCACGACCATTGCCGTAGCGGCCGTGCTGCGTGTGACAAATCTGCAGACGCAGGAAACGCGCACCCTGCGCCCCGTCTATCTGGTCCGTCCCGACCGCTCTGTGCAGTACATTCAGACACGCGTGCGCGACTGGAATCTGGCCGTTACGTTCACCAGCATGAATGTCAGCTCTGGCGAAATCACCCTGGCCATTGAAGGGGTTAAGGTAATGCCAGACGACTGGATCGTGGTGCAGGCCGACGAAAAACCCCTGATCAACCTGGTCTGGCTGGGTTTTCTACTCATGAGTGGCGGAATCGGCCTC